A region of Pyxidicoccus trucidator DNA encodes the following proteins:
- a CDS encoding AraC family transcriptional regulator, with amino-acid sequence METTKARADLEHWRADFMGQVANPFFAEALFDRVPDIVFSVKDTRGRYVCISEACAERCGLDSKAAAVGRTAHDLFPRHMADRYVRQDQRVFRTGRALVDNLDLTLFNNRKPGWCLTSKVPLFDAAGKVMGLACLSRDVHEPGRAGRVDERFAATIDHIQAHYGERLRIDALARRSGMSAAQFERRMRRIFQLSAGQFIMKTRIDAAAERLVDSEQSIAAIALAVGFCDQSALSRQFKQVTGLSPRQYRQLVATPGGPQGARHVEPTHDLVERHRATRSTREGHHG; translated from the coding sequence ATGGAAACCACCAAAGCACGCGCGGACCTGGAGCACTGGCGAGCGGACTTCATGGGGCAGGTGGCGAATCCGTTCTTCGCGGAGGCGTTGTTCGACCGGGTGCCGGACATCGTCTTCTCGGTGAAGGACACCCGGGGACGGTACGTGTGCATCAGCGAGGCCTGCGCGGAGCGCTGCGGCCTGGACAGCAAGGCGGCGGCGGTGGGCCGCACGGCGCATGACCTGTTTCCCCGTCACATGGCGGACCGCTACGTGCGGCAGGACCAGCGGGTGTTCCGGACGGGGCGCGCCCTGGTCGACAACCTGGACCTGACGCTCTTCAACAACCGGAAGCCGGGCTGGTGCCTGACGAGCAAGGTGCCCCTGTTCGACGCCGCGGGGAAGGTGATGGGACTCGCCTGCCTGTCCAGGGACGTGCACGAGCCCGGACGGGCCGGGCGCGTGGACGAGCGCTTCGCGGCGACCATCGACCACATCCAGGCGCACTACGGGGAGCGGCTGCGCATCGACGCGCTGGCACGTCGGTCTGGGATGTCCGCCGCGCAATTCGAGCGAAGGATGCGGCGCATCTTCCAGCTCTCCGCCGGGCAGTTCATCATGAAGACGCGCATCGACGCGGCGGCGGAGCGGCTGGTGGACTCGGAGCAATCCATCGCCGCCATCGCCCTGGCGGTGGGGTTCTGCGACCAGAGCGCGCTGTCACGCCAGTTCAAGCAGGTGACGGGCCTGAGCCCGCGCCAGTACCGGCAGCTCGTGGCCACCCCCGGAGGCCCCCAGGGAGCGCGTCATGTCGAGCCCACCCATGACCTCGTCGAGAGACAC
- a CDS encoding dihydrodipicolinate synthase family protein, with translation MSPWTGVLPAITTPFNADLSVDHGAVRAHVRWLVSRGCTGIIPCGSLGEGATLSFEEKVALMRTCTEAVTAPVVPGIAALSTVEAVRLAKAAEDAGCAGLMVLPPYVYSSDWREMKAHVAAVLRATKLPCLLYNNPVAYRTDFTPAHLAELAAEFDNASAVKESSTDARRVTGIRALLGDRLTLGVGVDDCLVEGVEAGARFWVAGLVNAFPDESVRLFELAMAGKKDAAFALYRWFLPLLRLDTVTKFVQLIKLVQQEVGWGHERVRGPRLELAGAEREECLRVLREALANRPNL, from the coding sequence ATGAGCCCCTGGACTGGTGTCCTTCCCGCCATCACCACCCCCTTCAACGCGGACCTGTCCGTCGACCATGGCGCGGTGCGCGCACACGTGCGCTGGCTCGTGTCGCGGGGCTGTACCGGCATCATCCCCTGCGGCTCGCTGGGCGAGGGCGCGACGCTGAGCTTCGAAGAGAAGGTCGCGCTGATGCGCACCTGCACGGAGGCGGTGACGGCCCCCGTCGTCCCGGGCATCGCCGCCCTCTCCACCGTGGAGGCCGTGCGGCTGGCGAAGGCCGCCGAGGACGCGGGCTGCGCGGGGCTGATGGTGCTGCCGCCGTATGTCTATTCCAGCGACTGGCGCGAGATGAAGGCCCACGTGGCGGCCGTCCTCCGCGCCACGAAGCTGCCGTGCCTGCTCTACAACAACCCCGTGGCCTACCGGACGGACTTCACCCCGGCGCACCTGGCCGAGCTGGCCGCCGAGTTCGACAACGCCTCCGCCGTGAAGGAGTCCTCCACCGATGCCCGGCGCGTCACCGGCATCCGCGCCCTGCTCGGAGACAGGCTCACCCTGGGCGTGGGCGTGGATGACTGCCTGGTCGAGGGCGTGGAGGCGGGCGCGCGCTTCTGGGTCGCGGGGCTGGTGAATGCCTTCCCGGACGAATCGGTTCGCCTGTTCGAGCTGGCCATGGCCGGAAAGAAGGACGCCGCCTTCGCGCTGTACCGCTGGTTCCTGCCGCTGCTGCGGCTGGACACCGTGACGAAGTTCGTCCAGCTCATCAAGCTGGTGCAGCAGGAAGTGGGCTGGGGACACGAGCGCGTCCGCGGCCCCCGGCTGGAGCTGGCCGGCGCCGAGCGCGAGGAGTGCCTGCGCGTGCTGCGAGAGGCGCTGGCGAACCGGCCGAACCTGTAA
- a CDS encoding NAD(P)/FAD-dependent oxidoreductase, producing the protein MSAVDCVIVGGGIVGAALADVLCAEGMSVALVEARSIGAGTTACGMGHLVAMDDNAPELALTAWSVALWRELRDELPMAVEYDACGTLWLATDEEELAAIAAKVASYRGAGVRAEVLDAAALREAEPALTPNLVGALRVPDDAVVYPPLAALHFARRAQQRGARLMPGCPVAALRPDGVVLENGEVLAAGHVVLAAGVASPRLCPDLPISPRKGHLLITRRGAPVVRHQLVELGYLKSAHGSDGASVAFNAQPRVTGQLLLGSSRQPGVGSGQVEPAILERMLKRAADFLPGLDALQALRVWTGLRPATPDGLPLLGPHPRKPWLWLACGHEGLGITTATGSARLVADQLLGRASAIDARPYAPSRFEALHA; encoded by the coding sequence ATGAGCGCCGTCGACTGCGTCATCGTCGGCGGTGGCATTGTCGGCGCGGCGCTCGCGGACGTGCTGTGCGCGGAGGGGATGTCCGTGGCGCTGGTGGAGGCCCGCTCCATTGGCGCGGGGACCACCGCCTGCGGCATGGGCCACCTGGTGGCCATGGACGACAACGCGCCGGAGCTCGCGCTCACGGCCTGGTCCGTGGCGCTCTGGCGCGAGCTGCGGGACGAGCTGCCGATGGCCGTCGAGTACGACGCGTGCGGAACGCTCTGGCTCGCCACGGACGAGGAGGAGCTGGCCGCCATCGCCGCGAAGGTCGCGAGCTACCGTGGCGCGGGCGTGCGCGCCGAGGTGCTGGACGCCGCCGCGCTCCGTGAGGCGGAGCCCGCGCTCACTCCCAACCTCGTCGGCGCGCTGCGGGTTCCGGACGATGCCGTGGTGTACCCGCCGCTCGCCGCGCTCCACTTCGCGCGCCGCGCTCAGCAGCGTGGCGCCCGGCTCATGCCCGGCTGCCCCGTGGCCGCCCTGCGCCCCGACGGCGTGGTGCTGGAGAACGGCGAGGTCCTGGCCGCGGGACACGTCGTGCTCGCGGCGGGCGTGGCCAGCCCCCGGCTCTGCCCGGACCTGCCCATCTCCCCTCGCAAGGGACACCTGCTCATCACCCGGCGGGGTGCGCCGGTGGTGCGCCACCAGCTCGTGGAGCTGGGCTATCTCAAGAGCGCGCATGGCTCGGACGGCGCGTCGGTCGCCTTCAACGCCCAGCCGCGAGTCACCGGGCAGCTCCTGCTGGGCTCCTCGCGCCAGCCGGGCGTGGGGAGCGGCCAGGTCGAGCCCGCCATCCTGGAGCGCATGCTGAAGCGCGCCGCCGACTTCCTGCCGGGGCTGGATGCGCTGCAAGCCCTGCGCGTCTGGACGGGGCTGCGCCCGGCCACTCCGGATGGCCTGCCGCTGCTCGGTCCCCATCCCCGGAAGCCCTGGCTGTGGCTCGCCTGCGGACACGAGGGGCTCGGCATCACCACCGCCACCGGCAGCGCGCGGCTGGTGGCGGACCAACTGCTCGGCCGCGCCAGCGCCATCGACGCCCGGCCCTATGCGCCCTCGCGCTTCGAGGCCCTCCATGCCTGA
- a CDS encoding aldehyde dehydrogenase (NADP(+)) codes for MGLSLIGAGRGEPGGTPFTGWNPDAGLALEPRYHSAHPREVERACQLAEEAAPVFAALPSRQRAVFLEHIAESLLAAEADFLAVTPRETGLPPARIQGELGRAAGQLRQFARLLEEGSWVDARIDHALPERRPAPRPDLRSMLRAVGPVAVFGASNFPLAFSVAGGDTASALAAGCPVVVKAHPAHPATSERAGEAVRAAVAACGLPEGVFSLLFDAGTQVGRVLVQHPAIRAVGFTGSRAGGRALMDLAAARPVPIPVFAEMGSINPVFLLPEALAARPEALADALAASILQGAGQFCTSPGLLVAADGTGYEAFRARLVERLGPASAVPMLTPGIAERFREGVDRLAAREDTRTWLRGECREARGAPALFEVDAVAVLTDAALTDEVFGSCAVLARAREQRELARVASRLEGQLTATLMVEAGDHALASELLPVLADRVGRVLVNGVPTGVEVCPSMVHGGPYPASADGRFTAVGTGALRRFVRPVCFQDVPEALLPVELREANPLGLWRTVDGVLNRE; via the coding sequence ATGGGATTGTCCTTGATTGGCGCCGGGCGAGGTGAGCCCGGCGGTACGCCCTTCACCGGATGGAATCCGGACGCGGGCCTGGCCCTGGAGCCCCGCTATCACTCGGCGCACCCTCGCGAGGTGGAGCGGGCCTGTCAGCTCGCGGAGGAGGCCGCGCCCGTCTTCGCGGCCCTCCCTTCGCGCCAGCGCGCCGTCTTCCTGGAGCACATCGCCGAGTCGCTCCTGGCGGCCGAGGCCGACTTCCTGGCCGTCACGCCCCGGGAGACGGGCCTGCCTCCCGCACGCATCCAGGGAGAGCTGGGCCGCGCCGCCGGACAGCTCCGTCAGTTCGCCCGCCTCCTCGAGGAGGGAAGCTGGGTGGACGCGCGCATCGACCACGCGCTGCCCGAGCGGCGCCCCGCGCCCCGGCCGGACCTGCGCTCCATGCTGCGCGCGGTGGGGCCAGTGGCGGTGTTCGGTGCGAGCAACTTCCCGCTAGCCTTCTCCGTCGCGGGCGGCGACACCGCGTCCGCGCTGGCGGCGGGCTGTCCCGTCGTCGTCAAGGCGCACCCCGCCCACCCGGCCACGTCCGAGCGCGCGGGCGAGGCGGTGCGCGCGGCGGTGGCCGCGTGCGGCCTGCCGGAGGGCGTGTTCTCGCTCCTGTTCGACGCCGGCACGCAGGTGGGCCGCGTCCTGGTGCAACACCCGGCCATCCGCGCCGTGGGCTTCACCGGCTCGCGCGCCGGGGGCAGGGCGCTGATGGACCTGGCCGCCGCGCGGCCCGTCCCCATCCCCGTCTTCGCGGAGATGGGCTCCATCAACCCCGTCTTCCTCCTGCCCGAGGCGCTGGCCGCGCGGCCCGAGGCGCTGGCGGACGCGCTGGCCGCCTCCATCCTCCAGGGGGCGGGCCAGTTCTGCACCTCGCCCGGGCTGCTCGTGGCCGCCGATGGCACGGGCTACGAGGCCTTCCGGGCCCGCCTCGTGGAGCGGCTGGGCCCCGCCTCCGCGGTGCCCATGCTGACGCCCGGCATCGCCGAGCGCTTCCGCGAGGGCGTGGACCGGCTCGCCGCGCGCGAGGACACCCGCACGTGGCTCCGTGGCGAGTGCCGCGAGGCCCGGGGCGCGCCCGCGTTGTTCGAGGTGGACGCGGTCGCGGTACTGACGGACGCGGCGTTGACGGACGAGGTGTTCGGGAGCTGCGCGGTGCTGGCCCGCGCCCGGGAGCAACGGGAGCTCGCGCGCGTGGCCTCGCGCCTGGAGGGCCAGCTCACCGCGACGTTGATGGTGGAGGCCGGGGACCACGCGCTGGCGTCGGAGTTGCTCCCCGTCCTCGCGGACCGGGTGGGCCGCGTGCTGGTGAACGGCGTACCCACGGGGGTGGAGGTATGTCCCTCCATGGTGCACGGCGGCCCGTACCCCGCGAGCGCGGATGGCCGCTTCACCGCCGTGGGCACCGGGGCCCTGCGCCGCTTCGTCCGGCCGGTGTGCTTCCAGGACGTTCCCGAGGCGCTGCTGCCCGTGGAGCTGCGCGAGGCCAACCCGCTGGGCCTGTGGCGCACGGTGGACGGCGTTCTGAATCGGGAATGA
- a CDS encoding M9 family metallopeptidase, which produces MSPPFTNGYRCHIALAVCLTLFGAGASARPGGPAPAEALRTHGIDHPHQRIRTDERPPDVSPERLRESLVPHAPARAQLAACDTAAFASASGSALVTLVKGSTLECVNTLFSVTGTLAAQVFVESKMVTLANALTTDARAYTGSNTGGTLQLILFLRAGYYVQFYNPDVVGSYGTALKNAIRPALAAFVANSHFTDVNDSHGSVLREFVTLIDSAGENALHLGTFKGLLDRFNNTALSYWYMRSATNNVFVGLFRGHYNADFVAAVNQDTSIVDTLSSFVSRNEHLLGTDNQYLTVNAARELSRFLQYTGALLDKTRPRVKALIVGHSMTGPGAGVWVGAAEMADYYDGANCAYYGICDFRRALEQAVLTVSYSCGATLRMRAQDMTAPQLSQSCGQLATQETDFHDTLKTNRVPVAGDGNTALEMVIFDSSLDYQTYAGALFGIDTNNGGMYLEGDPAAAGNQARFIAYEAEWLRPTFKVWNLEHEYVHYLDGRFDLKGDFGASISQPTIWWIEGLAEYVSKKDDNTQAVSLGTSKSFQLSQVFRNDYNSGTDRVYSWGYLAVRFMFERHADQVGTMLGHFRAGNYTAYRQYLDGIGTTRDGEFHQWIDCVATATDPTTCVNPGPGPGPSTPPCTDPDVRILGNGCYRDTLASTYELYFYLWVPSGARNLRVQMSGGTGNADLYTRANQWPTLTAYDARPYLPGNDETAVISNPATGTWHYLIVKARAPYAGVRLEARFDTGP; this is translated from the coding sequence ATGAGCCCCCCATTCACGAACGGGTATCGCTGTCATATCGCCCTCGCAGTCTGTCTCACCCTGTTCGGAGCCGGCGCATCCGCCCGCCCCGGCGGCCCCGCTCCCGCCGAGGCCCTGAGGACACATGGAATCGACCACCCCCACCAGCGAATCCGCACCGACGAGCGCCCGCCGGATGTCTCCCCGGAGCGGCTGCGGGAATCCCTCGTGCCGCATGCCCCCGCGAGGGCGCAGCTCGCCGCCTGTGACACGGCGGCATTTGCTTCCGCCAGTGGCAGCGCGCTCGTCACCCTGGTGAAGGGCTCCACGCTGGAATGTGTCAACACGCTGTTCAGTGTCACGGGCACCCTCGCGGCCCAGGTGTTCGTCGAGAGCAAGATGGTCACCCTCGCCAACGCGCTCACCACGGACGCGCGAGCCTACACGGGAAGCAACACCGGCGGGACACTTCAACTCATCCTCTTCCTTCGAGCCGGCTACTACGTGCAGTTCTACAACCCGGACGTCGTGGGCAGCTACGGCACGGCCCTGAAGAATGCCATCCGCCCTGCCCTGGCCGCCTTCGTGGCCAACAGCCACTTCACCGATGTCAATGACAGTCATGGCAGCGTGCTGCGCGAGTTCGTCACCCTCATCGACAGCGCGGGCGAGAACGCCCTTCACCTGGGCACCTTCAAGGGACTCCTCGACCGTTTCAACAACACGGCGCTGTCCTATTGGTACATGCGCAGCGCCACCAACAACGTGTTCGTCGGCCTGTTTCGCGGCCACTACAACGCGGACTTCGTGGCGGCGGTGAACCAGGACACGTCCATCGTCGACACGCTGAGCAGCTTCGTGAGCCGGAACGAGCACCTGCTGGGAACCGACAACCAGTACCTCACCGTCAACGCCGCACGCGAGCTGTCCCGCTTCCTGCAATACACGGGCGCGCTGCTGGACAAGACACGGCCCCGGGTGAAGGCACTCATCGTCGGCCACTCCATGACGGGACCGGGCGCGGGCGTCTGGGTGGGCGCGGCGGAGATGGCGGACTACTACGACGGCGCCAACTGCGCGTACTACGGCATCTGCGACTTCCGGCGCGCGCTGGAGCAGGCCGTGCTCACGGTGTCCTACTCCTGCGGCGCCACCCTGCGCATGCGCGCCCAGGACATGACGGCCCCGCAGCTGAGCCAGAGCTGCGGCCAGCTCGCTACGCAGGAGACGGACTTCCACGACACGCTGAAGACGAACCGCGTGCCGGTGGCCGGCGACGGCAACACGGCCCTGGAGATGGTCATCTTCGACAGCAGCCTGGACTACCAGACCTATGCCGGGGCGCTGTTCGGCATCGACACCAACAACGGGGGCATGTACCTGGAGGGAGACCCCGCCGCCGCGGGCAACCAGGCCCGGTTCATCGCCTACGAGGCGGAGTGGCTGCGCCCCACGTTCAAGGTCTGGAACCTGGAGCACGAGTATGTCCACTACCTGGACGGCCGCTTCGACCTGAAGGGCGACTTCGGCGCCAGCATCAGCCAGCCCACCATCTGGTGGATTGAAGGCCTGGCCGAGTACGTCTCCAAGAAGGACGACAACACCCAGGCCGTGTCGCTCGGCACGAGCAAGAGCTTCCAGCTCAGCCAGGTGTTCCGCAACGACTACAACAGCGGCACGGACCGCGTGTACTCCTGGGGTTACCTGGCCGTGCGCTTCATGTTCGAGCGCCACGCGGACCAGGTGGGCACCATGCTCGGCCACTTCCGCGCGGGCAACTATACGGCCTACCGCCAGTACCTGGACGGGATTGGCACCACGCGCGACGGGGAGTTCCACCAGTGGATTGACTGCGTGGCCACCGCGACCGACCCGACCACCTGTGTCAATCCCGGTCCCGGCCCTGGCCCGAGCACGCCGCCCTGCACGGACCCCGACGTCCGGATCCTGGGCAACGGCTGCTACCGGGACACCCTGGCCTCCACCTACGAGCTGTACTTCTACCTCTGGGTGCCCTCCGGCGCGCGCAACCTGCGCGTCCAGATGAGCGGGGGCACGGGCAACGCGGACCTGTACACCCGCGCCAACCAGTGGCCGACCCTGACGGCGTATGACGCCCGGCCCTATCTGCCCGGCAACGACGAGACGGCGGTCATCTCCAACCCGGCGACCGGCACCTGGCACTACCTGATAGTCAAGGCCCGCGCCCCCTACGCGGGCGTGAGGCTGGAGGCCCGCTTCGACACGGGGCCCTGA
- a CDS encoding proline racemase family protein, translated as MRRIRVIDSHTGGEPTRVVTDGGPELGAGDMATLRERFRERFDAFRKAIVCEPRGSDVMVGALLCPPTHPSSVAGVIFFNNVGYLGMCGHGTIGVVKTLEYLGRITPGVHALETPVGVVRATLHPDGRVSIANVPSHRLAHDVALSVPGHGEVRGDIAWGGNWFFLSRAHHLPLEPRHIPALTTYTSAIKHALAVQGLTGTGGAEVDHVELYAPSPTPGVDARNFVLCPGLAYDRSPCGTGTSAKLACLAAEGALAEGATWVQESIIGSRFEARYVRDGDHILPTITGTASVNAEATLLVDDSDPFAWGIG; from the coding sequence ATGCGGCGCATTCGTGTCATCGACAGCCATACCGGCGGCGAGCCCACTCGCGTCGTCACCGACGGGGGACCGGAGCTGGGAGCGGGCGACATGGCGACCCTGCGCGAGCGCTTCCGGGAGCGGTTCGACGCCTTTCGCAAGGCCATCGTCTGCGAGCCTCGCGGCTCGGACGTCATGGTGGGCGCGCTGCTGTGCCCTCCCACCCATCCCTCCAGCGTCGCGGGCGTCATCTTCTTCAACAACGTCGGCTACCTGGGCATGTGCGGCCACGGCACCATCGGCGTGGTGAAGACGCTGGAGTACCTGGGCCGCATCACGCCCGGAGTCCACGCGCTGGAGACTCCCGTGGGCGTGGTCCGGGCCACGCTGCACCCGGATGGGCGTGTGAGCATCGCCAACGTGCCCAGTCACCGGCTAGCCCACGACGTGGCCCTCTCCGTCCCCGGCCACGGCGAGGTGCGCGGAGACATCGCCTGGGGTGGCAACTGGTTCTTCCTCTCCCGGGCACACCACCTGCCCCTGGAGCCGCGACACATCCCCGCGCTCACCACGTACACGTCCGCCATCAAGCACGCGCTGGCGGTCCAGGGCCTCACCGGCACCGGCGGCGCGGAGGTGGACCATGTGGAGCTGTACGCGCCCTCGCCCACGCCCGGCGTGGATGCTCGCAACTTCGTCCTGTGCCCGGGGCTCGCCTATGACCGCTCGCCCTGCGGCACCGGAACGAGCGCCAAGCTCGCCTGTCTCGCCGCGGAGGGCGCGCTCGCTGAAGGCGCGACGTGGGTGCAGGAGAGCATCATCGGCAGCCGCTTCGAGGCGCGCTACGTGCGCGACGGAGACCACATCCTGCCCACCATCACCGGCACGGCGTCGGTGAACGCGGAGGCCACGCTGCTCGTCGACGACTCGGACCCCTTCGCCTGGGGCATCGGATGA
- a CDS encoding NAD(P)/FAD-dependent oxidoreductase, with protein sequence MREACDLVVIGAGPGGLAAACRAAEAGLDVLVLDAQPEPGGQVWRGEARKGTNRLARRWLSRFAASGARFRPGARVVAAPEPGLLLVEEGASSLAVRYDRLVLATGARERFLPFPGWTLPGVLGVSGLQVLVKDGLPIRDRRVVLAGTGPLLLAAAATIHAHGGEVLLIAEQAPAARHWGFALQLWRYPDKLLQGAVLSAGLAGVRTATESWVLEARGERRLESVRMSVGGREEELACDYLGAAWGLVPNLELARLLGCEVSRGAVVVDDRMETRVPRVHAVGEVLGIGGVDQALVTGEMAGLAASEQPVPDALVSAWRRVRVFAEALARHDAPRPELSRLATPQTLLCRCEDVPLSALEGCQNLREARLYARLGMGACQGRTCGAAAEALFGWSAEDVRPPCLPARIGSLRLPPEPPPTPKRAS encoded by the coding sequence ATGCGTGAGGCGTGCGACCTCGTCGTCATCGGCGCGGGGCCGGGCGGGCTCGCGGCCGCGTGCCGGGCGGCCGAGGCGGGACTGGACGTGCTCGTCCTGGACGCGCAGCCGGAGCCCGGTGGGCAGGTCTGGCGCGGCGAGGCACGGAAGGGCACGAACCGGCTCGCCCGCCGCTGGCTGTCGCGCTTCGCGGCCTCCGGCGCGCGCTTCCGCCCCGGAGCGCGCGTCGTCGCCGCCCCCGAGCCGGGGCTGCTCCTCGTCGAGGAGGGAGCGTCCTCGCTCGCGGTGCGCTATGACAGGCTGGTGCTCGCCACGGGCGCGCGGGAGCGCTTCCTGCCCTTCCCCGGCTGGACGTTGCCGGGAGTGCTGGGCGTCAGCGGCCTGCAGGTGCTCGTCAAGGACGGCCTTCCCATCCGCGACCGGCGCGTGGTGCTGGCCGGCACCGGCCCCCTGTTGCTCGCCGCCGCCGCGACGATTCATGCCCACGGAGGCGAAGTCCTGCTCATCGCCGAGCAGGCCCCCGCCGCGCGTCACTGGGGCTTCGCCCTCCAGCTCTGGCGCTACCCGGACAAGCTGCTCCAGGGCGCGGTGCTGTCGGCGGGGCTCGCGGGCGTGCGCACGGCCACGGAGTCCTGGGTCCTGGAGGCTCGCGGCGAGCGCCGGCTCGAAAGCGTCCGGATGTCCGTGGGCGGCCGCGAAGAGGAGCTCGCGTGTGACTACCTGGGCGCGGCCTGGGGGCTCGTGCCCAACCTGGAGCTGGCGCGGCTGCTGGGCTGCGAGGTGTCGCGTGGCGCGGTAGTCGTGGACGACCGGATGGAGACACGCGTGCCGCGCGTGCACGCCGTGGGCGAGGTGCTCGGCATCGGCGGGGTGGACCAGGCCCTCGTCACCGGAGAAATGGCCGGCCTCGCCGCGTCCGAGCAACCCGTCCCGGACGCGCTGGTGAGCGCCTGGCGGCGCGTGCGCGTCTTCGCTGAAGCGCTGGCCCGGCACGATGCCCCGCGCCCCGAGCTGAGCCGGCTCGCCACGCCACAGACGCTGCTGTGTCGCTGCGAGGACGTGCCGCTCTCCGCGCTGGAGGGCTGCCAGAATTTGCGCGAGGCCCGGCTGTACGCGCGGCTGGGCATGGGCGCCTGCCAGGGCCGCACCTGCGGCGCCGCGGCGGAGGCCCTCTTCGGCTGGTCCGCCGAGGACGTGCGCCCGCCCTGTCTGCCCGCGCGCATCGGCAGCCTCCGCCTTCCTCCTGAACCCCCACCCACCCCGAAGAGAGCGTCATGA
- a CDS encoding (2Fe-2S)-binding protein: MPEPRVKAITLRINGRAFTVPAGTSVAAALALAGDFISRSDLAGRPRGPSCGMGVCFECRATVDGVPEVLTCLTPCREDLEVVTDA; the protein is encoded by the coding sequence ATGCCTGAGCCCCGGGTGAAGGCCATCACCCTGCGCATCAACGGGCGCGCCTTCACGGTACCCGCGGGCACCTCGGTGGCGGCGGCGCTCGCCCTGGCCGGAGATTTCATCAGCCGGAGCGACCTGGCGGGGCGCCCGCGCGGGCCGTCCTGCGGCATGGGCGTCTGCTTCGAGTGCCGCGCCACCGTGGACGGTGTGCCCGAAGTGCTGACGTGCCTCACGCCCTGCCGAGAGGACCTGGAGGTGGTCACCGATGCGTGA